From a region of the Syngnathus typhle isolate RoL2023-S1 ecotype Sweden linkage group LG12, RoL_Styp_1.0, whole genome shotgun sequence genome:
- the dtwd2 gene encoding tRNA-uridine aminocarboxypropyltransferase 2, which yields MEHIPSSPTRSHAKDADDTLDTSSDDDCLDDAFGGLAALPVEVSERRPTCLRCRRPQKVCLCPFLPAQPLDVSTCLYIVQHPAEESRVLRTVPLLAACLPPEKCNVIIGRRFNEAKNPELAEVCQDSRTLILYPGPNSQNLEELIQCPEEGDKTHNIILIDGTWSQAKNIFLKNSMLHLPKQVQLNRSLSSQYVIRTQPTNICLSTLECAAVALSILECNDIFQEVLLRPLKALCSFQLEHGAQVHHSKEHLLKNGMYDKTKPKNKRKIKRLEKLVTDRNCLLR from the exons ATGGAGCATATACCATCTAGCCCGACACGCTCCCACGCGAAGGACGCTGACGACACACTGGACACTTCGAGTGACGACGACTGCTTGGACGACGCGTTCGGCGGTCTGGCAGCGCTGCCGGTCGAGGTTAGCGAGCGAAGACCGACGTGTTTACGGTGCCG TCGCCCTCAGAAGGTGTGTCTGTGTCCCTTTCTACCCGCACAACCTCTGGACGTGTCCACATGTCTCTACATCGTACAGCACCCGGCAGAG GAGAGCAGAGTTCTCCGCACAGTTCCTCTTCTCGCTGCATGTTTACCGCCAGAAAAGTGCAACGTTATTATCGGGAGGCGCTTTAACGAGGCAAA GAACCCTGAGCTGGCCGAAGTGTGTCAGGACAGCCGGACTCTGATCCTGTACCCCGGCCCCAACTCCCAGAACCTGGAGGAGTTGATACAGTGTCCAGAAGAGGGCGACAAAACGCATAACATCATCCTTATAGATGGCACCTGGAGCCAGGCCAAGaacatttttctcaaaaacagcATGCTGCACCTCCCCAAGCAG GTGCAGCTTAACAGAAGTCTTTCGAGCCAATATGTGATCCGCACACAGCCCACCAACATCTGTCTGTCCACGCTGGAGTGCGCCGCCGTCGCTCTGTCCATCCTGGAGTGCAATGACATTTTTCAAGAG GTGCTGCTGAGGCCACTGAAGGCCCTGTGCTCCTTCCAGCTGGAGCACGGCGCTCAGGTACATCACAGCAAGGAGCACTTGCTGAAAAACGGCATGTACGAcaaaaccaagcccaagaacAAGCGCAAGATCAAGAGGCTGGAGAAGCTCGTGACCGACCGCAACTGCCTACTGAGATGA